DNA from Algisphaera agarilytica:
CAACGCCGTGCAGCCCATCCACATCCCCGCCTACATGGTTGAGCTGATCGCCAAGTGGAAGAAGGCGTCGCGCGACCTCGAAGAAAAGCTCGGCCGCCAGCCCACCATCCAGGAGCTCGCCGAGGAGATGGACCTGCCCGCCAAAAAGGTCCGTATCATCCGCAAGGCGGTCAAGGCCAGCCAACGTCCCAGCCAGACCGGCAGCGGCGAAGACGGCGAAGGCCCGTCGCTCGACGAGATCGTCCGCGACGAACGCAACCTCCGCCCGGACGAACAGGTCCTGCTCGACGACGATCTGCAGACCATCAGCGCTCTGCTCGACGCGATCGATCAGCGTGAAGCGACCATCCTCCGCCTCCGCTACGGCCTGGACGGCAACGAACCGCTCACCCTCAAAGAGATCGGCACCCACGTCGGCCTCACCCGCGAACGCGTCCGTCAGATCGAGATCGAAGCGCTCAAGAAACTCAACCAACGCCTCGAATCCGATCGCCCCCTCGCCGCCGTCCGCGCCAAGGCGGACATGGAAGCCCGCAAGTCGGCTTGATTCTTTTGCCTTACCCCCTCTCCCTCCGGGAGAGGGTTGGGGTGAGGGCGCTTGCCGTAGTGTTATTGATGCGGCTTGTCTTGAGCGTTACAAACCACCGGCTTGCTGCCGCAAGGTCTTCCATGCCTGCTTTTTAGCCGCATCCTTCTCATCTTTCGTCCGGGTGAACCCGACAACCAAGATTCCGATTACCGTAAGAGGGATGCCGACGATCGCACCTATACGAGCTTGCTTTGCAAGCCAATTCAGGATGGGCGTGATGTCGTGATTTGAGTTTTGGGGAAGCATGGCCAGCATGAGTGCGGCTGCGACAGGTACCCCGAGAACAACAACACCCGTAACCAGTGTGATTGCGCCGTAGCGCTGCCCTGGGCGGCGAAATCTGGCTCGCGTTTGCGAAGTGAACATACCGGTGTTATCGACCAGGATCGCTACAGGCCGAACCTAGATTCACGATGAAGTTGAATCAGGCCACCTTGGTAGCCAATCATCGACGCTCAGCGTCCGCGCTTGTAGAACGGCAGCGGCACCAACTCCGCCTCCGCTTCCGACGATCCCACCGCCACGGTCACGGTATCGCCGGTGGTGGCGGTGTTGGGTTGGAGGTAAGCCATCGCGATGGGGCAGCCCAGCGTGGGGGAGAGGCAGCCGCTGGTGACCGTGCCTATGACCTGGCCGTCGCGTTTGATCTCGGCGCCTTGGCGGGGGGTGCGTTGGCCGTCGATCTTCATTCCCACGAGGGTCTTGGGCGTGCCCTCGGCGTTGATCTTTTCCAACGCGTCCTGGCCGATGAAACGCGGGATCTCGACGTCGTCCTCGTCGGTGACGTGTTTTTCCAGCGAGACCGCGAAGCCGAGCCCAGCACTCAGCGGGTCGGTTTCTTCGTCGAGCTCGTGGCCGTAGAGCGGCATGCCCGCTTCCAGACGCAGCGAGTCGCGGGCACCCAGGCCCGCGGGTTTGATCGCGGCGGCCTCGCCCTTCTCTTTGAGCAGCAGCTTCATCGCCATGCCCGCCATGTTCGCGCCGAGGATCACCTCGACGCCGTCTTCGCCCGTGTAGCCCGTCCGGCTGACGGTCATCTTCAGGATGAGCAGGTTCTTCAGGGCGAAGGTGTAGTTCTTGAGGGTGGGGATTTCTTTGGAGAACTCGCCGATCTTTTCGATGACTTCGGGCCCTTGCACGGCAAGCATCGCGGTGCCTTCGGTGATGTCTACGAGTTTGATAGCGAAGCTGCCCGATTCTTTCACCGCATCGAAGTGGGCGAGCAGCTTGGTGCGGTTCGACGCGTTGACCACGAGCATCCAGTGGTCGTCGTAGCGGTAGACCAGCACGTCGTCCTTCACGCCGCCTTGCTCGTTGCAGACCAGCGCGTAGCGGCAGGTCTTGGTCTTCATGTTCGAGATCTTGCGGGTGAGCACGGTCTCGAGGAACTTGCGGGCGTGGCGGCCGGTGATCTTGAATCGGCCCATGTGCGAGACGTCGAAGATCGAGCCGGAGTTCCGGGTGTGGTTGTGCTCGTCGATGATCGAGCCGTAGTGCAGCGGCATCTCCCAGCCGGCAAAGTCAACGAGCTTCGCGCCGTTCTCGGCGTGGAATTTTTTGAACGGGGTGTCAAGCAGGGCCAAGGGCAAACTCCATGGGCCGTTGCAGCGGAGCCGCAACGAACGGTGGGGCGGGGTACGAGTCAGATAAGCGTCAGCAGTAGCGAAGCGAGACGCATCGATCCGCGGAAGATCGGGTCCCACGACACACAGCCGGAGCCGATCACGAGCAAGGCCCCGCAGAGCAGCGTGGTAAACAGACGCGAACGCAGAGCTTTGGTGCGGGGACGGATCATCATGCCGTGCATGATAACGATGCGGGGGTGCGTGTGGGGGCGTTCAACGTGCCGACGTGAAGCTTGCCTTAACCCCCTCTCCTACCGGGAGAGGGCTGGGGAGAGGGCGGGTTGAATACTTTGTGTGTTGGCTTCGTGAAGACAGAAGCGCGAGTGCCCTCTCCTGTGGGGAGAGGGGACCAAGGCATTATTCAGCGTGAACGATCGGCGACGGTGTCGGTCGTGACTTCGGTGTCTTCTTTGGTCGGCACGCCCAGGTAAATGAGGCTGCGTTCCATGACGCGTTTCACCGCCGGTCCGCTGACCACGCCGCCGTAGTGCGTGTATTGGCCGTCGACGATGCGCTTGGTCGTCTTGTGGACGAAGCAGCCGACCACCAGTCGCGGCTGGTCGACGGGGGCCCCGGCGATGAACGAGGAGCTGTAGAGGTTGTCGTGGTAGCCGCCGTTTTTCAGGTCGGGCAGCTCAGCGGTGCCGGTCTTGCCGAACAGGTCGTACAGGTCCGATCGGGCGCGTCGGCCGGTGCCCTCGGTGACCACGCGGGCCAACACCTCACGCACGTTCTCAGCCACGCGGGGCGACAACACGCGGGCCGTGATGTTGGTCCGCCTTTCATCTTCCGTGTCGTCGGCGC
Protein-coding regions in this window:
- a CDS encoding sigma-70 family RNA polymerase sigma factor encodes the protein MAKSTRVKTDLELYLKQIDESPLLTADEEKYLARKIINEGCMESRERMIRSNLRLVVAMAKRYMNRGLPLQDLIEEGNVGLMKAVEGFNPDMGARFSTYGCWWIKQAIKRALINAVQPIHIPAYMVELIAKWKKASRDLEEKLGRQPTIQELAEEMDLPAKKVRIIRKAVKASQRPSQTGSGEDGEGPSLDEIVRDERNLRPDEQVLLDDDLQTISALLDAIDQREATILRLRYGLDGNEPLTLKEIGTHVGLTRERVRQIEIEALKKLNQRLESDRPLAAVRAKADMEARKSA
- the gcvT gene encoding glycine cleavage system aminomethyltransferase GcvT; protein product: MALLDTPFKKFHAENGAKLVDFAGWEMPLHYGSIIDEHNHTRNSGSIFDVSHMGRFKITGRHARKFLETVLTRKISNMKTKTCRYALVCNEQGGVKDDVLVYRYDDHWMLVVNASNRTKLLAHFDAVKESGSFAIKLVDITEGTAMLAVQGPEVIEKIGEFSKEIPTLKNYTFALKNLLILKMTVSRTGYTGEDGVEVILGANMAGMAMKLLLKEKGEAAAIKPAGLGARDSLRLEAGMPLYGHELDEETDPLSAGLGFAVSLEKHVTDEDDVEIPRFIGQDALEKINAEGTPKTLVGMKIDGQRTPRQGAEIKRDGQVIGTVTSGCLSPTLGCPIAMAYLQPNTATTGDTVTVAVGSSEAEAELVPLPFYKRGR